In a genomic window of bacterium Unc6:
- a CDS encoding pyruvate kinase, translated as MVRTKIICTLGPASSNETVVRKMMQAGMDVARLNFSHGKPQELLHRINLIRLLNVKYRRRINLLGDLQGRRIRIGGLVSALELKKRQIVWLAQQKIKGKNVCILFDYRGPLSGIKVGQQIFIDDGNIALEVIGRSVQVLKTKVISGGILKEHKGVNIPGARLEFGGMSQKDVQDISFCEKYGFAYIAQSFVRTKSDILEVRRMLKPGSPCQVIAKIECREGIKNIDEIIKISDGVMIARGDMGISVPIYEIPIIQKMIIKKCNRSQKFVITATQMLENMTENPRPTRAEVTDVANAIIDGTDFVMLSAESAVGKYPVSAVVMMNNIIKFTEKFLYSHSDQSKKYQISSI; from the coding sequence ATGGTAAGAACTAAAATAATCTGTACGCTCGGGCCGGCATCCTCAAACGAAACTGTGGTTAGAAAAATGATGCAAGCTGGAATGGATGTTGCGCGCCTTAACTTTTCACATGGAAAGCCGCAGGAATTACTTCACAGGATAAATCTCATAAGGCTTTTAAATGTAAAATACCGCAGACGCATCAATCTTCTTGGCGATCTTCAAGGCCGCCGGATAAGAATAGGTGGCCTTGTCTCTGCGTTAGAACTTAAAAAGCGCCAGATAGTTTGGCTTGCCCAGCAAAAGATAAAAGGCAAGAATGTCTGCATACTGTTTGATTACCGGGGGCCTCTGAGCGGTATTAAGGTTGGCCAGCAAATATTCATAGACGACGGCAATATCGCCTTAGAGGTCATTGGCCGGTCTGTGCAAGTCTTAAAGACCAAAGTAATATCAGGCGGCATATTAAAAGAGCACAAGGGCGTAAATATTCCGGGGGCAAGGCTTGAATTTGGAGGGATGAGCCAAAAAGATGTACAGGATATATCTTTTTGTGAAAAGTATGGTTTTGCATATATCGCACAGTCATTTGTGCGTACGAAAAGCGATATTTTAGAGGTAAGAAGAATGTTAAAACCAGGTTCGCCATGTCAGGTCATTGCCAAAATTGAGTGCAGAGAAGGGATAAAGAATATTGATGAGATAATCAAGATTTCAGACGGGGTCATGATAGCACGCGGAGATATGGGCATATCTGTGCCTATTTATGAGATCCCCATTATTCAAAAGATGATTATCAAGAAATGTAATCGCTCTCAAAAATTTGTCATAACCGCAACGCAAATGCTTGAGAATATGACTGAAAATCCCCGTCCTACCCGCGCAGAGGTGACAGATGTGGCCAACGCTATAATAGACGGCACCGATTTTGTTATGCTTTCAGCAGAGTCTGCTGTGGGCAAATATCCCGTTTCTGCGGTTGTCATGATGAATAATATAATAAAATTTACTGAAAAGTTTTTATATTCCCACTCTGACCAATCAA